In Calliopsis andreniformis isolate RMS-2024a chromosome 6, iyCalAndr_principal, whole genome shotgun sequence, the genomic window CcattatgcatcataataaagtATTCAAAAATTCTTCTATGTGTAGAAGATTGTGTAAATAACAATTGAGAGTTGGTGAGTGAATAGTGCACATGTACTAGATTTTCAATTAATGGCAGCAGAGTTGTAAATATGAAACTAATgatagaaaaataaatttagCTACCATTACATAAAATTTTAGATAAATTCTATTGAAATATCAATTCCTTTGTACATTATTTTGTTTTCAAATTCTGTAAGAAGAATAAACATACTTTAAAATACAATTCCTTCAAAAcgtattaaaaaattctttgcAACTATTGCACTTTAAAGTGTGAAGCGTGTAAAAATGTGTAAATATTCTATATGCTCTCCAATTAGAAAATTGTAGTCCGACAAAGCCCATGcacatatatattataataatattaagtCTTAGTCTGGCAGAGGGACTACTTTTTCCCAATAGTAGCAATCAATTCTTCGACTTTTTGAATGTATTTTTCCTTTGCAATATCTTGAGCCATGCCTTTCACCTCATTCCAAGCATCCCACTTAGCTTTGCCTTTAAAATCTAGCATGCCTGGTCTCGCTAGAAAAAAATGATAAGATATTTGCTAGGGATAATGCATTAAAATAGTAGAATACAAAATGTATGTTCCAAGACTATATAAATACTATATCTATCAAAGAAATTATATT contains:
- the Acbp1 gene encoding acyl-CoA binding protein 1 isoform X2 is translated as MSLDERFNKAAEEVKELSSQPSDADLLQLYSLFKQATVGDCNTSRPGMLDFKGKAKWDAWNEVKGMAQDIAKEKYIQKVEELIATIGKK